The Plantactinospora sp. KBS50 sequence CCGATCGGGACGCCCTGCTCGACGAGCTGCGCGCCGAGGCGAACCGGTGAGCGCAGCCGTGCTGGGCCGGCTGGCCGGCCTGCTGCCCGACGCCGGCGACTGGACGGCGGTGCGCCGGTCGCCCCGCCGGGACCTGCTGGCCGGGCTGACCGTGGCGGTGGTGGCGCTGCCGCTGGCCCTGGCGTTCGGCGTCACCTCCGGGCTGGGCGCGCAGGCCGGCCTGATCACCGCGGTGGTGGCCGGGGCCGTGGCGGCGGTGTTCGGCGGCTCCAACCTCCAGGTCTCCGGCCCGACCGGGGCGATGACCGTGGTGCTCGTGCCGGTGGTGCACCGCTTCGGCCCGACCGGCGTGCTCGCCGTCGGCGTGCTGGCCGGGCTGGTGCTGATCGTGCTGGCGGTGGCCCGGCTCGGCCGCTACGTGCAGTACCTGCCGACGCCGGTGATCGAGGGCTTCACCGCCGGCATCGCGGTGGTGATCGCGCTGCAACAGGTGCCGGCCGCGCTGGGCGTGGTCGACGCGCACGGCGAGAAGGTCTGGGCGGTGGCCGCCGACGCGGTCGTCCGGTTCGCGGCGCACCCCCGGCCGGCGGCCGTGCTCGTGGCGGCGTCGGTCGCGGCGCTCATGCTGATCGGCGCGCGGTGGCGGCCGGCCCTGCCGTTCTCGCTGCTCGGGGTCGGTGCCGCGACCGTGCTGGCCGAGCTGGTGCCGGTCGACCTGGCCCGGATCGGCACGCTGCCGCAGGGGCTGCCGGCGCCGTCCCTCGACTTCTTCGACCCGGGCGCGGTCGGAGCGCTGCTGCCGTCCGCGCTCGCGGTGGCCGCGCTCGCGGCGCTGGAGAGCCTGCTCTCGGCCACCGTGGCCGACGGGATGACGGTGGGCGAGCGGCACGACCCGGACCGGGAGCTGTTCGGGCAGGGCCTGGCGAACCTGGCCGCGCCGGTCTTCGGCGGCATCCCGGCCACCGCGGCGATCGCCCGGACGGCGGTGAACGTCCGGGCCGGCGCGGCCTCGAAGCTGGCCGCCCTGACCCACGCGGTCGCGCTCGCGGTGATCGTGCTGGCCGCGGCGCCGCTGGTCGGGCGGATCCCGCTGGCCGCGCTGGCCGGGGTGCTGCTGGCCACCACGGTCCGGATGGTGGAGGTCGCCTCGCTGCGCGCCCTCGTCCGGGCCACCCGCGCCGACGCGGTGGTGCTGGTGCTCACGTTCGCGGTCACGGTGATCTGGGACCTGGTGACCGCGGTGGCCGTGGGCATCGCGGTCGCCGTCGTCCTCGCGCTGCGGGCGGTGGCCCGCAGCGCCAAGCTGGAACAGGTGCCGCTGGAGGCCGGGGACCACAGCGCCGAGGAGCACGCCCTGCTGGCCGAGCACATCGTGGCGTACCGCCTCGACGGGCCGCTGTTCTTCGCCGCCGCCCACCGTTTCCTGCTGGAACTCTCCGAGGTGGCCGACGTCCGGGTGGTGATCCTGCGGATGTCCCGGGTCTCCACCATGGACGCCACCGGCGCCCGGGTGCTCGGCGACGCCATCGACAGGCTGCGCGGACGGGGCATCACCGTGCTGCTCTCCGGCATCACCGCCGACCACCACCAGGTGCTCGACGCGCTGGGCGTCGCCGAGGAACTGCGCCGCGCCGGGCTGGTCTTCCCGGACACCCCGGCCGCGATCCGCTACGCCCGGTCGCTCGCCCTGGCCGCACCGGCGGACGGGGCGGGCGCGGCGCAGGCCGACCAGCACCTGTGAAACACGCCCTAGTCGGGCACCCGCCGGTAGGCGCCGTCGCTGGCCGAGGTGGCCATCGAGGCGTACGCGCGCAGCGCCGCGGAGACCGGGCGTTCCCGGTCGGTCGGCGTGTACGGCCGGTCGCGCTTCTCCTCGGCGATCCGGCGGGCCGCGAGCACCTCGTCCGGGACGTTGAGTACGACCGACCGGCCCGGAATGTCGATGACGATCTCGTCACCCTCGGCCACCAGCGCGATGAGCCCGCCGCCGGCCGCCTCGGGGGAGACGTGCCCGATGGACAGCCCGGAGGTGCCGCCGGAGAACCGGCCGTCGGTCAGCAGCGCACAGGACCGGCCGAGGCCGCGCCCCTTGAGGAACGAGGTGGGGTAGAGCATCTCCTGCATCCCCGGCCCGCCCTTGGGGCCTTCGTACCGGATCAGCACGACGTCGCCGGCCACCACCCGCCGGGCGAGGATCGCCTCGACGGCCGCCTCCTGGGACTCGAACACCCGGGCCGGCCCGCGGAACGTCAGGCACTCCTCGGGCACCCCGGCGGTCTTCACCACGCAGCCGTCCGGGGCCAGGTTGCCACGCAGGATCGCCAGCCCGCCGTCGGCGGAGTACGCGTGGGCGAGGTCCCGGATGCAGCCGTCGGCCGGATCGGTGTCCAGCGCGTCCCAGCGGTTGGTGGTGGAGAACGGCTCGGTCGTGCGCACCCCGCCCGGCGCCGCCGCGAACAGTTCGTTCGCCGCCGCGGTGGCCCGGCCGCCCCGGATGTCCCAGTCGGCGAGCCAGGCGTCCAGCGAGTCGGCGTGCACCGCGTGCACGTCGCGGCGCAGCAGTCCGGCGCGGTCCAACTCGCCGAGGATGGCGGGGATGCCGCCGGCCCGGTGCACGTCCTCCATGTGGTACTTCGGCGAGTTCGGCGCGACCTTGGCCAGGCAGGGCACCCGGCGGGAGATCTCGTCGATGTCGACCACCCCGAAGTCGAGTTCCGCCTCGCGGGCCGCGGCCAACAGGTGCAGCACGGTGTTGGTGGAGCCGCCCATCGCCACGTCCAGCGCGATGGCGTTCTCGAAGGCGGCCCGGGAGGCGATCGAGCGGGGCAGCACCGAGGCGTCGTCCCCGTCGTACCAGCGACGGGCCAGCGCCACGGCGGTCCGGCCGGCCTCGACGAACAGCGACCGGCGCGCGGCGTGGGTGGCCAGCGTCGAACCGTTGCCGGGCAGGGCCAGGCCGATCGCCTCGGTCAGGCAGTTCATCGAGTTCGCGGTGAACATGCCCGAACAGGATCCGCAGGTCGGGCACGCGGAGCGTTCGATCTCCCCGAGTTGGCCGTCGCCGACCGCGTCGTCCGAGGAGGCGATCATCGCGTCGATCAGGTCGAGCTTGCGGCCGGTGGTGGTGGAGACCACCCCGTCGACCACGGCCAGCCCGTCGACCTTGCCGGCCTCCATCGGGCCACCGGAGACGAACACGGCGGGGATGTTCAGCCGCAGCGCCGCCAGCAGCATGCCGGGGGTGATCTTGTCGCAGTTGGAGATGCACACCAGGACGTCCGCGCAGTGCGCGTTGACCATGTACTCCACCGCGTCGGCGATCAACTCGCGGCTGGGCAGCGAGTAGAGCATGCCGCCGTGGCCCATCGCGATGCCGTCGTCCACCGCGATCGTGTTGAACTCCCGGCCCACCCCGCCGGCCTCGGCGACCGCCTCCGCCACCAGGCCACCGAGGTCCTTGAGGTGGACGTGTCCCGGTACGAACTGGGTGTAGCTGTTGGCGATGGCGACGATCGGCTTGCCGAAGTCGCTGTCGGTCATCCCGGTGGCACGCCACAGCGCCCGGGCGCCGGCCATCGTCCGTCCGTGCGTGGAGGTCCTCGACCGCAGGTCAGGCATACCACCCAGTCTGGCACCGGCGTGGTCACGGTGCGACCACCCGGGTGCCGACCCGCCCACCACGCGGGATGGCGGGGCCGCCCGGCGGGACGGCTCCGATGGATACGACCCGGGAACAACGCGCGTGCCCGGTTTCCGTGCGTGGCACCGATCCGGCAGAGTTGGGTTGTGCACCCACTTCCGGTCGTGGTGACCATCGCCGTCGGTGGCGGGTCGGTCGCCACGATCGCCACCGTCCTGCTGTTCCGGGCGGCGCGGCGGGCGGTTCCGGTCGGCCCGGCGCCGGCCGGCCCGCACCCGCTTGAGCATCCGGGTGCGGTCGCCGCCTGCCGCTGGCTGGCCGCCGGTGCCGCGGTCACCACCCTCACCACGGTGGCCGGGCTGGGCGTGCTGGCCGGGCTGGGCGCGGACTGGTCGGATCACCACCGGGAGCGGGCGCTGCTGGCCTCCGTGGTGGCGATCGGCTGCACGGTCGGCGGCGCGGTGCTGTGGGCCGGGCTGCTGCGGTTTCCGCACCTGATCCGCGGCGCCGCGGTCGCCACCCGGCTGGCGCTGGACGGCGTCATCGTGGCGGCCGCGCTGTGGTTCGTCGGCTGGGTGCTGCTCAGCCGGCCGACCCGGCTGCTCGGCGCCGCCACCCCGGTGCCCGGCCCGGCCATCCTGGTGGCCACGATCACCACGGCCGGCGGGGCCGGCCTGGCGGCCATGGTGATCCTGCGGGCCGGCCGGCCGCGGACCCGGTCCGTGCTGGCCGGCGTCGGCGTCACCCTCACGGCCCTGGCCGGCCTGCTGCTGTCCGCGGGCATCGGCCAGTCCGGCCCGGTCGCCACGGCGGTCGGCGCCGTGCTCGCGCCGGGCGGGCTGCTGCTGCTGGCGCTGGCCGCCCGCACCACCGAGGTGCTGGACGAGACCGGCGTGGACGTGATGCTGCGCGGCACCGGGTACGCGTTCCTGCCGATGATCGGGCTCAGCCTGGCGGCCTGTTACCACGAGGCGGTCGGCGGCACCTTCTCCGGAGCGGTGGTGGCGGCCGGGGTGGTCGAGGGGTTCGCCCTGGTCTCCCGGCACTCGCTGGCGCTGCGCCAGGTGCGCGGCTACGCCAACCGGCTCGTCGAGCGCGAGGCGCACTTCCGGGAGTTGGCGCACACCGACCCGCTCACCGGGCTGGCGAACCGGCGCGGGCTGCTGCGCGCGCTGCACGAGGAGCTTTCGCCCGCGCCGGTGGTGCTGCTCGGACTCGACCTGGACGGGTTCAAGGTCGTCAACGACATGCGCGGTCACGACGTCGGCGACGCCGTGCTCGTCGAGGTGGGGCAGCGGCTGCGCCGCACCCTCGGGCCGGGGCACGTGCCGGCCCGGCTGGGCGGGGACGAGTTCGCGGTGCTGCTGCGCGGCGATCCGGCCGGGGCGCAGCGGATGGCCGAACGGCTGCTGCTGGCGCTCGGCGGGGCGTACCAGAGCGCGGAGGGGCCGGTCTACCTGTCGGTGAGCATCGGCGTGGCCGTCCGGTCCGGCTCCGGCGCGGTGGAGGACCTGCTCCGGCACGCCGACCTGGCGCTGCGCTACGCCAAGCAGCGCGGCAAGAACCGGGTCGAGCGGTACGACGCCGGCCACGAGGACCGGCTGCGCCGGCGTACCACGCTGGAGCACGAACTGCGCGGCGCGATCGGCCGGGACGAGCTGTGGCTGGCCTTCCAGCCGGTGGTGGCGGTGCCCTCGGTGCGCCCGGTGGGTGCCGAGGCGCTGCTGCGGTGGGAGCACCCCACCCTCGGGTCGGTCCGGCCGGACGAGTTCATCCCGCTGGCCGAGGAGTGCGGGATGATCGCCGACCTGGGGGCGTGGGTGCTGCACCGGGCCTGCCACCAGCTCTCCGTGTGGCTGGCCGACGGGCACGACGTCTGGGTGTCGGTGAACGTCTCGCCGCGGGAGCTGCACCGGCCCGAGTACGTCCGGCAGGTCACCGAGGCGCTGCGGATGCACCGGGTGCCGGCGCAGCGGCTGGTGCTGGAGGTGACCGAGCACGCCGTCGCCACCGACCTGGACGAGCTGATCGACCGGCTCACCGCGCTGCGCGCGATCGGCGTACGGGTCGCGCTGGACGACTTCGGCGCCGGCTACTCCTCGCTGGGTCAGCTGCGCCGGTTGCCCATCGACATCCTGAAGATCGACCACAGCCTGGTCACCGATCCGGAGCCCGAGCCGAACGGCGCGATCCGCAGCGTGGCCGCGGTCGGGATGGTCGACATGGTGATGCGGCTCGGGCACCGGCTGGGCCTGGAGGTGATCGCCGAGGGGGTGACCACGCCGACCGAGCTGGCGGCGGTGGTGGCGGCCGGCTGCCGGTTCGGGCAGGGGCTGCTGTTCGGCTGGGGCGTGCCGGCGGAGCACCTGGCGGCCCAGTTGGAGGCGGCTTCGGCGCGTACCGGCGAGGGGCCGCGGGCGGACGGGGTCGCGGTGCCGCCCCGCTCGCCGGTGGACGAGGTGATCGTGGCGTCGGCGCAGGGGGTCACCGTGGTCCCGGTGTCACCGGTAGGGGTGCCGCAGGCGGGGCCGCCGGAGAGCCCCACCGGGGCGCCGGTCGCGCCGGTCGCCGCCGCTCCGGCCCTGGCCGGGGGCGGTGAGGACGGTCCGGTCCGGCCGTCGCAGCGCGGCGCCGGGTCCACCGGAGCGACGCGTTCTGTCCAAGATGTGGGAGCAGTTGACTCAGGGCGTGAGATGCGTCAGGCTTGACCCCATGTCGTCGACCCGGTCGGTCCGAGTACTTATTTGAGCGCACTCTCGTGTGACGAGAGTGCGCTGGCCCCGTGCATCACGCACGAGGGCTTTTTTGTTGCCCGGCCCCAGACCCGAGACCCGCACCCAAAGGCTGACACCGCCATGACGCGACCCACACCAGAGACCATCGCCCAGCGAGCCCACGCCGCCCAGCCGGTGCCGGCCGTCGCCTCGCCCGCCACCGTGGCGGCGGCCGCGGCGGTACGCACCACATCCCCGGTCCAGCTCTCCGGCGCCGGCACGCTCGTCCGGTCGCTGGAGGCGCTCGGCGTGGACGTGGTCTTCGGCATTCCCGGCGGCGCGATCCTGCCGGCGTACGACCCGCTCTACGACTCCGCCGTGCGGCACATCCTGGTCCGGCACGAGCAGGGCGCCGGGCACGCCGCCACCGGCTACGCGCAGGCCACCGGGAAGGTGGGCGTCTGCATCGCCACCTCCGGCCCGGGCGCGACCAACCTGGTCACCCCGATCGCCGACGCGTACATGGACTCGGTGCCGCTGGTGGCGATCACCGGGCAGGTGGCCCGGCCGCTGATCGGCTCGGACGCCTTCCAGGAGGCGGACATCCAGGGCATCACGCTGCCGATCACCAAGCACAACTTCCTGGTCCAGACCGCCGAGGAGCTTCCGCGGATCCTGGCCGAGGCGTTCCACCTGGCCTCGACCGGCCGGCCGGGGCCGGTGCTGGTGGACGTCCCCAAGGACGTGCTCCAGGCGCAGACGACCTTCCGCTGGCCGCCCACGCTCGACCTGCCCGGCTACCGGCCGACGCTGCACCCGCACGGCAAGCAGATCCGGGAGGCCGCCCGGCTGATGGCCGCCGCCCGCCGCCCGGTGCTGTACGTCGGCGGCGGGGTGCTCAAGGGGCGGGCCACCGAGGGCCTGCGCCGGCTGGCCGAGCTGACCGGGATCCCGGTGGTGACCACGCTGATGGCCCGGGGCGCGTTCCCGGACTCGCACCGGCAGCACCTGGGCATGCCCGGCATGCACGGCACGGTGGCCGCGGTGTACGCGCTGCAACGCACCGACCTGATCATCGCGCTCGGCACCCGGTTCGACGACCGGGTGACCGGCAAGCTGGACTCGTTCGCCCCGGGCGCCAAGGTGGTGCACGCCGACATCGACCCGGCGGAGATCGGCAAGAACCGGCACGCCGACGTGCCGATCGTGGGTGACGTGCGGCACGTGATCGACGAGCTGCTCACCGCGGTCGGCCAGGAGCGCTCCGGCGCGGTCGACCGGACCGAGTGGTGGGCGCAGCTGGACGATCTGCGTCGCCGCTACCCGCTGGGCTACGACGAGCCGGAGGACGGCACGCTCGCGCCGCAGCACGTGATCAAGCGGCTCGGCGAGATCGTCGGCCCGGACGCGGTGTACGTGGCCGGGGTCGGGCAGCACCAGATGTGGGCCAGCCAGTTCGTCTCGTACGAGAAGCCGCGCAGTTGGCTGAACTCCGGCGGCCTCGGCACCATGGGCTACGCCGTGCCGGCGGCCATGGGCGCCAAGGTGGGCCGGCCGGACGCGACCGTCTGGGCGATCGACGGGGACGGCTGCTTCCAGATGACCAATCAGGAGCTGGCGACCTGCGCCCTGGAGGGCATCCCGATCAAGGTCGCCGTGATCAACAACGGCAATCTGGGCATGGTGCGCCAGTGGCAGACGCTCTTCTACGACCAGCGGTACTCGAACACGGAACTGGGCACCCACAAGCACCGGATCCCGGACTTCGTGAAGCTGGCCGAGGCGCTCGGCTGCGTGGGTCTGCGCTGCGAGAACGCGGCCGACGTGGACCGGACGATCGAGGCCGCGATGGCCGTCAACGACGCCCCCGTGGTGGTCGACTTCGTGGTCGGCAAGGACGCCATGGTCTGGCCCATGGTGGCCGCCGGCACCAGCAACGACGAGATCATGTTCGCTCGGGACGTGCGGCCGAACTTCGACGAGGACGACGAGGTTCTCTCATGACCGAACGCACCGGGCGCAGCGAGGGCCGTGAGGGCGTGGCGAAGGAGATCCGGCAATGACCATTCACACCCTCTCCGTCCTGGTGGAGAACAAGCCGGGCGTGCTGGCCCGGGTGGCGGGGCTGTTCTCCCGGCGCGGATTCAACATCGACTCGTTGGCCGTGGGGGAGACCGAGAACCCCGAGGTCTCCCGGATCACGATCGTGGTCAACGCCGAGACCTCGCCACTGGAGCAGGTCACCAAGCAGCTCAACAAGCTGGTCAACGTACTGAAGATCGTGGAGCTGGATCCGGTGGTCTCGGTGGCTCGGGAACTTCTGCTGGTCAAGGTGCGGGTCGACCGGTCCGCCCGGTCCCAGGTGCTGGAGACCGTGGACCTGTTCCGGGCGCGTGTCGTGGACGTCTCCCCGGAGACCCTCACGATCGAGGCCACCGGCACGCCCGACAAGCTGGAAGCGCTGCTGCGCGACCTCGAACCGTTCGGCATCAAGGAGATGGTCCAGTCCGGGCTGGTGGCGATCGGCCGGGGCTCCCGGTCCATCGCCGCCGGCCCCGCGCTGCGGGCCGCGTGACCGGCGAGCCACCCGGCCGCCGTAGGAAAGGGAAGAGTTCATGAGCGTTGAGGTGTACTACGACGACGACGCCGACCTGGGGGTCATCCAGGGCCGCACGGTCGCGGTGATCGGGTACGGCAGCCAGGGGCACGCGCACGCGCTGTCGCTGCGGGACTCCGGCGTCGACGTGGTGGTCGGCCTGCCCGAGGGTTCCAAGAGCCGGGCCAAGGCACAGGAGCAGGGCCTTGTGGTGCGTACGCCGGCCGAGGCGGCGCAGGCGGCCGACGTGATCATGATTCTCGCGCCGGACACCGTGCAGCGCACGCTCTACGCCGAGTCGATCGCGCCGCACCTGTCCGCGGGCAAGGCGCTGCTCTTCGGCCACGGTTTCAACATCCGGTACGGCTTCATCTCCCCGCCGGCCGACGTGGACGTGGCGATGGTGGCCCCGAAGGGACCGGGCCACCTGGTCCGCCGGCAGTACGTCGACGGCAAGGGCGTGCCGTGCCTGGTGGCGATCGAGCAGGACGCCAGCGGGAACGCGCTGGCGCTGGCGCTGGCGTACGCCAAGGGGATCGGCGGGACGCGGGCCGGGGTGATCCGGACCAGCTTCGCCGAGGAGACCGAGACCGACCTGTTCGGCGAGCAGGCGGTGCTCTGCGGCGGCGCCTCCGCGCTGGTGCAGACGGGCTTCGAGGTGCTCACCGAGGCCGGGTACGCCCCGGAGATCGCGTACTTCGAGTGCCTGCACGAGCTGAAGCTGATCGTCGACCTGATGTACGAGGGCGGCATCGCCCGGATGCGGTACAGCGTCTCCGACACGGCCGAGTACGGCGACTACTCGCGCGGACCGCGCGTGATCGACGCACGGGTCAAGGATGAGATGCGGCGGATCCTCGCGGAGATCAAGGCCGGGGACTTCGCCCGGGAGTGGATCGCCGAGGACGACGCGGGTCGGCCGAACTTCACCAAGTGGCGGGCCGAGGGCGCGGCGCACCCGATCGAGGAGACCGGTCAGAAGCTGCGCGGCATGATGAGCTGGGTGGACCGGCCGATCACCGAGACCGCCTAGCCGGTCCGCCGGTCCGGTCCGCCGGTCCGTTCCGGGGCCGGTGTTCCCCGCCGAGAAGCCGTTGATCAAGGCGTTTGTGCCGCGGTAAGCGCTTACCGTGGTCACAGACGCCTTGATCAATGTGCCTGTGGCCGCGATTCGACGGCGATCCGGCCGCGATCCGGCCGCGGTCGGACCGGGGCGGGGGCGCGATCGGACCGGGGCGGGGGGCGCGGCCCGGTGTGCGGGATGCGGGCGCGGGGTCGGTGCGGCGACCGGCCCGGAGCGCGGGCCGTTGGTGATCTTGCGCGTGATGTCGGGTTTGTGAGGGCGCTCACCCGGGCTGCCCGGTCGGGGTGGTGGCGGCCTACGATCGGCGGTGAGCGCGCCGGCCCGGGTCGGCGCCGTCACCCGAGATTCTCCACTGGCACACGGATCGGCCCGGTGACACCGCGCGGTGCTGCCCGGCCTGTGACATGGACCGGTGTGGGGTGCAGAGCTGCGCTCCCGCCGCCGACCCATCCAGACGACATCTACGAGGACCAATGACTCCTGTCGTACTGATCGCCGAAGAACTCGCTCCCGCCGCCATTGACGTGCTTGCCCACGATTTCGACGTACGGCACGTGGACGGCACCGACCGCCCGGCACTGCTGGCCGCGCTCGCCTCCGCCGACGCGGTGATCGTGCGCAGCGCCACCCAGATCGACGCCGAGGCGGTGGCCGCGGCCACCCGACTCAAGGTGGTGGCCCGGGCCGGTGTCGGGCTGGACAACGTGGACGTGCCGGCCGCCACCGCCCGCGGAATCATGGTGGTCAACGCGCCCACCTCCAACATCGTGTCGGCCGCCGAGCAGGCCGTCGCGCTGCTGCTGGCGGTGGCCCGGCACACCGCGAGCGCCAGCTCGGCGCTGAAGGCCGGTGAGTGGAAGCGGTCCCGGTACACGGGCGTCGAGGTGCAGGGCAAGACCGTGGGCGTGGTCGGGCTCGGCCGGATCGGCGTGTTGTTCGCGCAGCGGATGGCGGCGTTCGGCACCCGGCTCATCGCGTACGACCCGTACATCCAGCCGGCCCGCGCGGCCCAGCTCGGTGTCCGGCTGGTGGGGCTGGACGAACTGCTGCGGGACAGCGACTTCATCTCGATCCACCTGCCCAAGACGCCCGAGACGGTCGGCCTGATCGGCGAGAAGGAGCTGTCGATCGTCAAGCCCGGCGTGCGCATCGTCAACGCCGCCCGCGGCGGCCTGGTGGACGAGGAGGCCCTGGCGCACGCCCTGGCCGAGGGCCGGGTCGGTGGCGCCGGCATCGACGTGTACGCCAAGGAGCCGTGCACGGCGTCGCCGCTGTTCGCCTTCGACAACGTGGTCGCCACCCCGCACCTGGGCGCCTCCACGGCCGAGGCGCAGGACAAGGCCGGGCTCGCGGTGGCCCGCAGCGTCAAGCTCGCGTTGCAGGGCGAGTTCGTCCCGGACGCGGTGAACGTGCAGGCCGGCGGCGTGGTCGCCGAGGACGTCCGGCCGCTGCTGCCGCTGGCCGAGAAGCTGGGCAAGGTCTTCACGGCCGTCGCCGGGCAGGTCGCCGCGAGCGTGACCGTGGAGGTCCGGGGCGAGATCGTCGAGAACGACGTGTCGGTGCTGCGGCTCGCGGCCACCAAGGGCCTCTTCACCTCGGTGGTGGAGGAGCAGGTCAGCTACGTCAACGCCCCGCACCTGGCCGCGGACCGCGGCGTCGAGGTGGAGCTGTCGGCGATCGCCGAGACCAGCGAGCAGCCCAACCTGGTGACGGTACGCGGCGCCCTGCCGGACGGCCGGACCGTCAGCGTCTCGGGCACCGTGGTGGGCGGCCCGGGTGGCCGCGACGTGGTGAAGCTGACCGAGGTGGACGGCTTCGACCTGGAGCTGGGCGCCGAGGGCATCCTGCTGTTCTTCCGGTACGCGGACCGGCCCGGTGTGGTCGGCACGGTGGGCTCGATCCTCGGCGAGGCCGGGGTCAACATCGCGGCCATGCAGGTGGCCCGGCGGGAGGCCGGCGGCGAGGCGCTGATGACCCTCACCGTCGACTCGGCGGTCGGGGTCGAGCTGCTCGACTCGGCGGCCGCCTCGATCGGTGCCACCGCCGCGAGCGCCGTGGACCTGCGCGACGAGTAGCGGCGGGCAGCCCTTCCCGGTGACCGGCCCCCGTGGTGCCGCCCCAGGCGGCGGGACCACGGGGGCCGGTCTTCGTGCCGGGGGACTCCGCTACCGGGTGGCCGGCACGGGCTGTGCGGGCGCGGGGCCGACGTACCGGGCCGCCGGACGGATGATCTTGCTGTCCTGCGCCTGCTCCAGCACGTTGGCGCACCAGCCGATCACCCGGCTGGCGGCGAAGGTCGGGGTGAACATCTCCCGCGGCAGCCCGCAGAGTTCCATCACGACGCCGGCGTAGAACTCCACGTTGGTGTGCAGTTCCCGGCCGGGCTTCAGCTCGGCCAGCAGCTCCAGCACCCGCCGCTCCACCGTCACGGCGAAGTCGACCAGGTCGCCGCCGAGCGACCCGGCGATCTCCCGCAGCATCCGCGAGCGGGGATCCTCGGTGCGGTAGACGGGGTGGCCGAAGCCCATGATGCGCTCGCCGGCCAGCACCCGGTCCCGGATCCAGTCGTCGACGCGGTCCGGGGTGCCGATCGCGTCGAGGGTGTCCAGCGCCCGGCTGGGCGCCCCGCCGTGCAGCGGCCCGGAGAGCGCGCCGAGCGCACCGCAGAGGCAGGCCGCCAGGTCGGCGCCGGTCGAGGCGATGACCCGGGCGGTGAAGGTGGAGGCGTTGAAGCCGTGGTCGATGGTGGAGATGAGGTACCGCTCGATGGCCCGGGCGTGCGCCGGCTCGGGTTCCCGACCGGTGAGCATGTAGAGGTAGTTGGCGGCGTACCCGAGGTCGTCCCGCGGTTGCACCGGTTCCGCGCCGGTGCGCAGCCGGTGCAGCGCGGTGAGCAGGGTGGGGGTGAGCGCGCAGGCGGCGAGCGCGTCGGCGCGCCGGGTGGCCGGGTCGGTGTCCAGCAGCGGGCGCATCCCGTGGATCGGGCCGGC is a genomic window containing:
- a CDS encoding SulP family inorganic anion transporter; protein product: MSAAVLGRLAGLLPDAGDWTAVRRSPRRDLLAGLTVAVVALPLALAFGVTSGLGAQAGLITAVVAGAVAAVFGGSNLQVSGPTGAMTVVLVPVVHRFGPTGVLAVGVLAGLVLIVLAVARLGRYVQYLPTPVIEGFTAGIAVVIALQQVPAALGVVDAHGEKVWAVAADAVVRFAAHPRPAAVLVAASVAALMLIGARWRPALPFSLLGVGAATVLAELVPVDLARIGTLPQGLPAPSLDFFDPGAVGALLPSALAVAALAALESLLSATVADGMTVGERHDPDRELFGQGLANLAAPVFGGIPATAAIARTAVNVRAGAASKLAALTHAVALAVIVLAAAPLVGRIPLAALAGVLLATTVRMVEVASLRALVRATRADAVVLVLTFAVTVIWDLVTAVAVGIAVAVVLALRAVARSAKLEQVPLEAGDHSAEEHALLAEHIVAYRLDGPLFFAAAHRFLLELSEVADVRVVILRMSRVSTMDATGARVLGDAIDRLRGRGITVLLSGITADHHQVLDALGVAEELRRAGLVFPDTPAAIRYARSLALAAPADGAGAAQADQHL
- the ilvD gene encoding dihydroxy-acid dehydratase, with the protein product MPDLRSRTSTHGRTMAGARALWRATGMTDSDFGKPIVAIANSYTQFVPGHVHLKDLGGLVAEAVAEAGGVGREFNTIAVDDGIAMGHGGMLYSLPSRELIADAVEYMVNAHCADVLVCISNCDKITPGMLLAALRLNIPAVFVSGGPMEAGKVDGLAVVDGVVSTTTGRKLDLIDAMIASSDDAVGDGQLGEIERSACPTCGSCSGMFTANSMNCLTEAIGLALPGNGSTLATHAARRSLFVEAGRTAVALARRWYDGDDASVLPRSIASRAAFENAIALDVAMGGSTNTVLHLLAAAREAELDFGVVDIDEISRRVPCLAKVAPNSPKYHMEDVHRAGGIPAILGELDRAGLLRRDVHAVHADSLDAWLADWDIRGGRATAAANELFAAAPGGVRTTEPFSTTNRWDALDTDPADGCIRDLAHAYSADGGLAILRGNLAPDGCVVKTAGVPEECLTFRGPARVFESQEAAVEAILARRVVAGDVVLIRYEGPKGGPGMQEMLYPTSFLKGRGLGRSCALLTDGRFSGGTSGLSIGHVSPEAAGGGLIALVAEGDEIVIDIPGRSVVLNVPDEVLAARRIAEEKRDRPYTPTDRERPVSAALRAYASMATSASDGAYRRVPD
- a CDS encoding putative bifunctional diguanylate cyclase/phosphodiesterase, with the translated sequence MAAGAAVTTLTTVAGLGVLAGLGADWSDHHRERALLASVVAIGCTVGGAVLWAGLLRFPHLIRGAAVATRLALDGVIVAAALWFVGWVLLSRPTRLLGAATPVPGPAILVATITTAGGAGLAAMVILRAGRPRTRSVLAGVGVTLTALAGLLLSAGIGQSGPVATAVGAVLAPGGLLLLALAARTTEVLDETGVDVMLRGTGYAFLPMIGLSLAACYHEAVGGTFSGAVVAAGVVEGFALVSRHSLALRQVRGYANRLVEREAHFRELAHTDPLTGLANRRGLLRALHEELSPAPVVLLGLDLDGFKVVNDMRGHDVGDAVLVEVGQRLRRTLGPGHVPARLGGDEFAVLLRGDPAGAQRMAERLLLALGGAYQSAEGPVYLSVSIGVAVRSGSGAVEDLLRHADLALRYAKQRGKNRVERYDAGHEDRLRRRTTLEHELRGAIGRDELWLAFQPVVAVPSVRPVGAEALLRWEHPTLGSVRPDEFIPLAEECGMIADLGAWVLHRACHQLSVWLADGHDVWVSVNVSPRELHRPEYVRQVTEALRMHRVPAQRLVLEVTEHAVATDLDELIDRLTALRAIGVRVALDDFGAGYSSLGQLRRLPIDILKIDHSLVTDPEPEPNGAIRSVAAVGMVDMVMRLGHRLGLEVIAEGVTTPTELAAVVAAGCRFGQGLLFGWGVPAEHLAAQLEAASARTGEGPRADGVAVPPRSPVDEVIVASAQGVTVVPVSPVGVPQAGPPESPTGAPVAPVAAAPALAGGGEDGPVRPSQRGAGSTGATRSVQDVGAVDSGREMRQA
- a CDS encoding acetolactate synthase large subunit; the protein is MTRPTPETIAQRAHAAQPVPAVASPATVAAAAAVRTTSPVQLSGAGTLVRSLEALGVDVVFGIPGGAILPAYDPLYDSAVRHILVRHEQGAGHAATGYAQATGKVGVCIATSGPGATNLVTPIADAYMDSVPLVAITGQVARPLIGSDAFQEADIQGITLPITKHNFLVQTAEELPRILAEAFHLASTGRPGPVLVDVPKDVLQAQTTFRWPPTLDLPGYRPTLHPHGKQIREAARLMAAARRPVLYVGGGVLKGRATEGLRRLAELTGIPVVTTLMARGAFPDSHRQHLGMPGMHGTVAAVYALQRTDLIIALGTRFDDRVTGKLDSFAPGAKVVHADIDPAEIGKNRHADVPIVGDVRHVIDELLTAVGQERSGAVDRTEWWAQLDDLRRRYPLGYDEPEDGTLAPQHVIKRLGEIVGPDAVYVAGVGQHQMWASQFVSYEKPRSWLNSGGLGTMGYAVPAAMGAKVGRPDATVWAIDGDGCFQMTNQELATCALEGIPIKVAVINNGNLGMVRQWQTLFYDQRYSNTELGTHKHRIPDFVKLAEALGCVGLRCENAADVDRTIEAAMAVNDAPVVVDFVVGKDAMVWPMVAAGTSNDEIMFARDVRPNFDEDDEVLS
- the ilvN gene encoding acetolactate synthase small subunit, with product MTIHTLSVLVENKPGVLARVAGLFSRRGFNIDSLAVGETENPEVSRITIVVNAETSPLEQVTKQLNKLVNVLKIVELDPVVSVARELLLVKVRVDRSARSQVLETVDLFRARVVDVSPETLTIEATGTPDKLEALLRDLEPFGIKEMVQSGLVAIGRGSRSIAAGPALRAA